A genomic region of Ewingella sp. CoE-038-23 contains the following coding sequences:
- a CDS encoding DMT family transporter, whose protein sequence is MGAAFCCLLWGSAYPAIKNGYEIFQIATDDLPGKIVFAGYRFIIAGLLLLAFAFLQGKPIARLSRHQYSQLAILGVTQTALQYIFFYIGLAYTTGVKGSIMNATGTFFSVLLAHFIYQNDKLSINKVVGCVLGFAGVMVVNFNSQLMDFSFSWMGDGFVVLAAFILSAASLYGKRISQTTDPTVMTGWQLGIGGVVLTLGGYACGGTLEFHGWESAAILGYLALLSSIAFALWSLLLKHNRVGMIAPFNFLIPVSGAVLSSIFLQESIFEWRYAIALVLVCFGIWRVNVVRQRR, encoded by the coding sequence ATGGGGGCTGCGTTTTGTTGTTTGCTGTGGGGCAGTGCTTACCCGGCGATTAAAAACGGTTATGAAATTTTCCAGATAGCGACGGACGATTTGCCGGGCAAAATTGTCTTTGCGGGTTACCGTTTCATCATTGCGGGCCTGCTGCTGCTGGCATTTGCTTTTTTACAGGGCAAACCTATTGCGCGTTTATCTCGCCATCAGTATTCACAGCTTGCCATACTGGGCGTGACGCAAACCGCGCTGCAATACATCTTCTTCTATATTGGGCTGGCCTACACCACGGGTGTTAAAGGCTCGATTATGAATGCCACCGGCACCTTCTTCAGCGTGCTGCTGGCGCACTTTATTTATCAGAATGACAAACTCAGCATCAACAAGGTGGTGGGCTGCGTACTGGGCTTTGCCGGCGTGATGGTGGTGAACTTCAACAGCCAACTGATGGATTTTAGTTTTAGCTGGATGGGCGACGGCTTCGTGGTATTAGCGGCATTTATCCTCTCTGCCGCCTCGCTCTACGGCAAACGCATCTCGCAAACCACCGATCCGACGGTGATGACCGGCTGGCAGCTGGGCATTGGCGGCGTGGTGTTGACGCTGGGCGGCTATGCCTGCGGCGGCACGCTAGAGTTTCACGGTTGGGAATCAGCTGCGATCCTCGGCTATTTGGCGCTGTTATCCTCCATCGCCTTCGCGCTGTGGAGCCTGTTACTCAAGCATAACCGCGTCGGGATGATTGCCCCGTTTAACTTCTTAATCCCCGTCTCCGGCGCCGTTCTCTCGTCGATTTTTCTGCAAGAAAGTATCTTCGAATGGCGCTACGCCATCGCGCTGGTGCTAGTGTGCTTTGGGATTTGGCGAGTGAACGTGGTGCGTCAGCGCCGATGA
- a CDS encoding low molecular weight protein tyrosine phosphatase family protein codes for MNILFICSQNQWRSPTAEQVWRNYPGLSVKSAGTSRNAKKSVTADMLKWADVVFTMEQKHKSRLVADFPRFLEHKSVHVLDIPDDYQYMDPELVSIVKETVSHRLGLE; via the coding sequence ATGAATATTCTTTTCATCTGTAGCCAGAATCAATGGCGCAGCCCGACAGCTGAACAGGTTTGGCGTAATTACCCTGGTCTATCGGTGAAGTCCGCCGGAACCAGCCGTAACGCCAAAAAAAGCGTAACGGCAGACATGCTGAAGTGGGCTGACGTGGTTTTTACCATGGAGCAGAAACATAAGAGTCGTCTTGTCGCTGATTTTCCTCGTTTTCTTGAGCACAAGTCGGTCCATGTATTAGATATTCCCGACGATTATCAGTACATGGATCCCGAGTTGGTCAGTATCGTGAAAGAAACTGTCAGTCATCGTCTCGGCCTTGAGTAA
- a CDS encoding RcnB family protein, producing MRLSKWVLLSASALSFTLLSAQAANAASNSHEIQSFFSDSIQYSIGSKVPALYRTKPYEIVEWQKRNLPAPTPDTHWTYIGGNYALITNSDGTITKAESGDIFFQ from the coding sequence ATGCGTCTTTCTAAATGGGTTTTGTTATCGGCTTCTGCTTTGTCTTTCACGCTGTTGTCCGCTCAGGCCGCCAACGCCGCGTCAAACTCACATGAGATCCAATCGTTCTTCAGCGACTCAATTCAATACTCGATCGGCAGCAAAGTGCCGGCGCTTTATCGCACCAAGCCTTATGAAATTGTTGAATGGCAAAAGCGCAATCTGCCAGCGCCGACGCCAGACACTCACTGGACCTACATCGGCGGCAACTACGCGCTTATCACCAATTCCGACGGCACCATCACTAAAGCGGAATCGGGCGATATTTTCTTCCAGTAA
- a CDS encoding LysE family translocator, protein MNSYLTVAAIAGTISIGAMSPGPSFVYVAQNAIAKSRKHGLATALGTGTGAAIFAIIALLGLQAFLLAVPLAYWGLKVFGGLYLLYLAYKILKHSKDPMVVETAIVGQSKPRYLKTFRDGLFTQLSNPKTAVVFASIFTALLPAHIPAYYYVVLPLVSFIIDAGWYSFVAYVLSVEKSQKAYIRFKTVIDRVAGTVLMLLGLKLILSSK, encoded by the coding sequence ATGAACAGTTATCTGACGGTGGCGGCCATTGCAGGGACAATCAGTATCGGGGCGATGAGCCCGGGGCCAAGCTTTGTTTATGTCGCGCAAAACGCGATTGCGAAATCTCGTAAACACGGGCTGGCGACAGCGCTGGGGACGGGGACCGGCGCGGCGATTTTCGCCATCATCGCGCTCTTAGGGTTGCAGGCATTTTTACTCGCCGTGCCGCTGGCATACTGGGGATTGAAGGTGTTTGGCGGGCTGTATTTGCTCTATCTGGCCTATAAAATCCTTAAACATTCTAAAGATCCTATGGTGGTGGAAACGGCTATCGTGGGGCAGTCTAAGCCACGCTATTTGAAGACCTTCCGCGACGGATTATTTACTCAGTTAAGTAACCCTAAAACGGCGGTAGTCTTTGCCAGTATCTTCACCGCGCTGCTGCCCGCGCACATTCCGGCTTACTATTATGTTGTCCTGCCTTTAGTCTCTTTTATTATCGACGCAGGCTGGTACTCCTTCGTGGCTTATGTGCTGTCGGTTGAGAAATCGCAAAAAGCCTATATTAGATTCAAGACGGTGATTGACCGCGTGGCGGGGACCGTTTTAATGCTGTTAGGCTTAAAACTGATCCTTTCCAGCAAATAA
- a CDS encoding MFS transporter has protein sequence MQLADSSMEKQVIRKLSWRLLPILVAGYLIAIIDRANIGIAALTMNADIGLTAATFGLAAGMFFIPYILLELPSNLALEKVGARWWIARIMFTWGIISGAHMFVWNDNSLYVMRALLGAAEAGFFPGIVFYLTLWFPAAWRGRIVSSFMASIPVALIIGTPISSMLLEMHGLLGLKGWQWMFLLEALPAIVLAFVVLFTLPNRPEDAKFLAADEKQWLLTTLAAERNLLPPRKHGNLLKMLFSPRVLLFCLAYYGLTNLNGAISTFLPSIVSETGLSHIQTGFVTIIPYVFGLAGILLLGKLSDRPGSRLLANYLALFISMFGLLGAGYFSEPLVRMTFLCGAAFGFFGAMPVFWSLPSQFLSASVAAGGIAMINSLGNLSSVINPWIIGTIRDKTGNYNAGFFWLAAMALLSVLTLTLIVRLWKTPSQRDESPNAEKLKSPKGVC, from the coding sequence ATGCAACTTGCTGATTCTTCCATGGAAAAACAGGTTATTAGAAAACTCTCCTGGCGGCTCCTGCCGATACTGGTCGCCGGATACCTCATCGCCATTATCGACCGCGCCAACATTGGTATCGCGGCCCTGACCATGAATGCCGACATCGGGCTGACGGCAGCGACCTTCGGGCTGGCGGCCGGGATGTTCTTTATCCCCTACATCCTGCTTGAGCTGCCTTCGAATCTGGCGTTGGAGAAGGTCGGCGCGCGCTGGTGGATAGCCCGCATTATGTTCACGTGGGGGATCATCTCTGGCGCGCATATGTTCGTCTGGAATGACAACAGCCTGTACGTGATGCGCGCCCTGCTGGGTGCGGCAGAAGCCGGGTTCTTCCCGGGCATCGTCTTCTACCTGACACTCTGGTTCCCGGCGGCGTGGCGCGGGCGCATCGTCTCCTCCTTTATGGCCAGTATTCCGGTGGCGCTGATCATCGGCACGCCTATTTCCAGCATGCTGCTGGAAATGCACGGCCTGCTGGGGCTGAAAGGCTGGCAGTGGATGTTCCTGCTGGAAGCCTTACCGGCCATTGTGCTGGCCTTTGTGGTGCTATTCACCCTGCCCAATCGCCCGGAAGACGCCAAATTTTTAGCCGCAGATGAGAAGCAGTGGCTGCTGACGACGCTGGCGGCGGAGCGCAACCTGCTGCCGCCGCGTAAGCACGGTAACTTATTGAAAATGCTGTTTAGTCCGCGCGTTTTGCTGTTCTGTCTGGCCTATTACGGGCTGACCAACCTGAACGGCGCGATCAGCACCTTCCTGCCAAGTATTGTGAGCGAAACCGGCCTGAGCCATATCCAGACGGGCTTCGTCACCATCATCCCTTATGTGTTTGGGCTGGCGGGCATTCTGCTGCTCGGCAAGCTTTCTGACCGCCCCGGCTCAAGGCTGTTAGCCAACTATTTGGCGCTGTTTATTTCCATGTTTGGCCTGCTGGGCGCGGGTTACTTCAGCGAACCGCTGGTGCGCATGACCTTCCTGTGCGGCGCGGCGTTCGGCTTCTTCGGCGCGATGCCGGTGTTCTGGTCACTGCCTTCGCAGTTCCTTTCCGCCTCGGTCGCGGCGGGCGGTATCGCGATGATTAACTCGCTCGGCAACCTTTCCAGCGTGATCAACCCGTGGATCATCGGCACCATTCGCGACAAAACCGGCAATTACAACGCAGGGTTCTTCTGGCTGGCGGCCATGGCGCTGCTCTCCGTGCTGACCCTCACCCTGATTGTCCGCCTGTGGAAAACCCCTTCCCAGCGCGATGAAAGTCCTAACGCTGAAAAATTGAAAAGTCCAAAAGGAGTCTGTTGA